GGTCGGCGGCGTCAGGACGCAGCGAAATCCCAGGTGGGATCCCCATTCTCGCGCTGGATAGCGGTTGCGCAGCTTGGGGCTCATCCACTTCTCGAAGCGGCGACTCCAACTCCCTCCGCGATACCCGCGTACCGATCCGTGTTCCGGCGGAAACGGCAAGGGGCCGAAGGCATCGTCGACCCATTCCCAAACGTTTCCGACCACGTCGTACAAGCCGAAGGCGTCCGCAGCGTAGGACTTCACCTTGCAGGACCCGCCGACGTGCTTCCAACAGGTACGGCCCTCGGGGGGCTCGTTTCCCCAGGGGTAGCGCAGGTCGCGGGTGCCGCCGCGCGCGACGAACTCCCACTCTGCCTCGCTCGGCAGGCGTGCGGCTCGTTGCTCGCAGTACGCCCTCGCTTGGCCCCAATCGACGCAGTTGATCGGATGATCCAGGCGATCCTCGTGCCGCGCGTTGCAGAATCGTCGCTCTCGACGTGCGGCGCTGCACGCGCCGCGCTGCTCGCACTCCAAATAGGCGGCGACGGTGACCTCGGTCTCGTCGACGCACAGATCCGAGACCTCGGTCTCGAAGCGAGGACGGTCTTCGGGCGCCGCTCCGGGCGAGTCAGACCCCATGAAAAGGCGTCCGCCGCCCACCCGCCGCATCCCAGCGGGACAGGCAGTTCCCGCGCCGGGCCCCGCAACGACCGACGGGCGCGCGGAACCGCTGGAAGCCACTGCGACTGGCGTCGCAGTGGCACTGGACGCGCTCGTCGTTCCCGCCGCCGAGCTCGGAGCTGGAGCGACACCCGAGGGCGCCGTGGACGGCGAGTCACACGCCACCAAGGCAATGACGAACGAGATCGGGATCCCTCTGCGCACTGGAACCGGGCTCATAGCATTGCCGGCGCGGGAGCTGTCGCCTGCATTTTGCAGAGCTTGCGCAACGGCGCGTTAGGCTCCAAGGTCGCGCCGTCATGGCTTCCTCGCCCCCGGGATCCAGCGCGTCTGCGCACAGTTGGTTCGAGTCTCTCGGTGCCTATCGCTGGGGGTTCGTCGCCGTCATCCTCGTTGCTCTTCTCGCTGGCTCGCGCGTCGAAGCCGTCCGCGGCCCCGAGGCGAGCGCGGTCGCCCTTGGGCTGCCCTTGGTGCTCGGCGTCATCGCGCTCCTGCCCTTTGCCCACGCGTCGCGTGCGCTGCAGGTGCTCGCTGGCGTCGCGACGGTCGTCGTCGTCCTCGCGGCGGAACTGAGCATCTACCCTACTGTGATTGCCCCCGCTGCGCTGAGCGAGGCGGATTTGACGGGCGTCGGGGAGACCACGACCCTGGATGCGCCCGCCAACGGATTCCGCGTCGAGGCGCGCGCCCACTTGGGGAAAGGAACCGGATCCGGTGAAGGACGCCTGCTGCTCGAGTTCACACGAGCAGGCGCGAGCGCGCGTGTTGGCGGAGAGGTCAGCAAGTCCGCTTCGCGCGTGAGTGGCTCACGTCGGCGCGCTCCTCAGCAGATGGGCTCCCACGTGATCGACACGGTGCGCGAAGACGTCGAGCTCGCGGGTAGCGGCCCGGTCACGGTTCGCGTGCTGAGCGAGAGCGGCGCGATCGGGAAACAGATCCACGTCAGTGTGTTACCCGAGCCCCCGCTGGGCGCGCAGCTTCCCAGGGCGCTGCTGGTGCTGGCGGGGCTGGCCGTGGTGGTGCACGCCATCGCCGCACGCGTGGGCGTGCGCACGGACTTCGCAGCGCTCACTGCCTTCGGCGCGATCTTCGCGTACTACCTTCCCCACCACTACGCTCAGAGCGACCCGTTGGGCGGCGTCGTGGGCGCACTGCTCGCCGCGTTGCTGCTGGGCGGCCTGGGCGGCTGGATCGCGGGCTGGCTCTTGGGCCGCGTGCTGCGCCCGGCCGAGGCTTGAGCCTGCTGCAAACGCGACTTCCCACCGGAATTCTCGTATAGCCCGGGGGTGGCTGCCTCCGTCACCCTCAAGGGGCTCACCCGTCGCTTCTCGAAGACCGAGCGCCCGGCCCTCGATCGCTTCGATCTTCAAGTCGCCGCTGGAGAAGTGGTCAGTCTGGTCGGCCCCAGTGGCTGCGGCAAGAGCACGACCCTCAGGCTGATCGCCGGCCTCGACACCGCCGATGCGGGGTCCATTCGCATTGGCGACCGCAACATGCTCGGCGTGCCGCCCCAGGACCGGGACGTGGCGATGGTGTTTCAGGGCTTCGCCCTGTACCCACACATGACGGTCCGAGAGATCCTCGACTTTCCCCTGAAGATGCGCCGAGTCGCCGTGGCCGAGCGCAAGCAGCGCATCGACGAAACGGCTGCCATGCTCGACATCACGCGATTGCTCGATCGGCGGCCGGGTCAACTCTCCGGTGGTGAACAGCAGCGCGTTGCCATGGGCCGGGCCATCGTCCGCAGGCCCGAGGTCTTTCTTTTCGACGAGCCCTTGAGCAATCTGGATGCAGCGCTACGCGCCGAACTACGGGTAGAGCTCGGCAAGTTGTTGCGCAAGCTGAAGGCCACCGCTCTGTACGTGACGCACGACCAAGCCGAGGCGATGACGCTCTCGGACCGAATCGTGCTGCTGAAATCGGGACGCCTGGAGCAAATCGCAACCCCACGCGAGATCTACGAGCGTCCACGCACGGTATTTTCCGCTGGTTTCTTCGGAAGCCCACCCATGAACCTGATCCCGGTGGCCGACGGAAAGGCCGGCGGCATCGAGGTGGCGGACGCACCTGCCGATGGCACCTTGCTCGGGATCCGCCCCGAACACATACGGCTCAGGAACCTCGACTCTGTGGCCTATCGTGGCACGGCCACGGTCGTGGCCGTGGAACTGCTGGGCGGCGAGAGCCACCTCGAACTCGACGCCGATGGCGTCGTGCTGCGCGCCAAGGCGTCCGGCTTCGATGGCCCCGCGCTGCACGAGACCATCGACTTTGGTTTCGCGCGGGACCACGTGCGCTGGTTCGACGGCGAAAGCGGGCGCTGCTTGGAGGACGCGTGATCCGCGCCGCCCGGGCGCTGAGCCGCCGCGCCTTCGCCTTGGGTTGCGGCGCCCTCGCGTGTCAGTCGACTCCCAGCGTCGAAGGGCGGACCGTTGCCACCCTGTGGTTCACCTACGGCGGGCGCAACCGCCAAGTGCTCGAGTCCCTGGTCAAGCGCTTCAACGAGTCCCAGCAGGACGTTTACGTCCGCGCCGTTTTTCAGGGCGACTACTTCGAGGGGTTGGCGAAGCTACGCACCGCCATTGCGGCCAAGGCCGCGCCCACGCTCAGCCACGTGGTGGGCGAGGTCGTCCCCTACTTGGCCGACGCGGGCGTGCTGCAGCCCTTGGACGGCTATCCCCACGCCACTCAGCTCGGCGTCGTCGAAGCGTTGGGTCAGACCGGCTCGTGGATCGGCGGCGCCGACCGCGCTCTGGTGTGCCTGCCTTTCAACCGTTCCACCCCCATCGCCTACGTGAACGGCGCCATCTTCGAGCAACTGGGCTTGCGCCCCCCGAGCACCTGGCAAGAGCTGGTGGAGGTAGCCAAAGCTGCGAGCCGCCGCGGTACCGAGCGGCCCGAGCGTTTCGGTTTTGGCTGTCCAATCGATTGGTGGTTTTGGACGGCCTTGGTCGGCCAGGCCGGGGGCAAAGTCGTGGAAGACGACGGCCGCGTGACTCTGGGCGGCGACGCGGGGGTGGAGGCCATCGAACTCTGGCAACGGATGGTGCACCAGGACAACAGCATGAAGCCGCCACCGGGGCGGGACTACAACGCGTGGGAACAAACGAACCAGGACTTTCTCTCCGGGCGCACGGCGATGATTTGGACCAGCACGGCGTTCCTCAAGTACCTCGAAGAGAACGCTCCCTTCCCCGTCGTGGCTGCGCCCTTGCCACGTCATCGTCGCCGCGCCGTGCCGACCGGCGGCACGCACTGGGTGATGCTCGCGCAAGCGCCAACCGAGCAGAAGCAGGCGGCGTGGGCCTTCTTGCGCTTCATGCATCAGCCTGATCAAGTCATCGAGTGGGCCACGCGCACGGGCTACATGCCGGTCACCCGCGGCGGCATCGAGCGGCTGAAGCAAAGCGGCTACTACGACAAGCACCCCAACGATCGCGTTGCCGTGGAGCAGCTCGCGGTCGCTTTGCCCTGGCCCTGGAGCCCGGAGCTGTTCCGGGTGCAGCGAGAGATCGTGCAGCCTCGCTTGGAGGGCGCGGTCTTGGGTCGAGACAGCGCGCGTGCGGTCATCGACTCGGCGCGTGCAGCCGCGGAGCCCCAGCGATGAAGGCGGGAGCCCTCGCTCCGCGTCGCCCACGCGACCCCTACCTGCTCCTGGCGCCGACGGTGCTCTTGCTCGCGGTGTTCTTCTTCTACCCGCTGCTCAGCGCGGCGTATTGGAGTCTGCACGAGTGGGATTTGCTGACCGCACCCCGCTACGTCGGTCTCGACAACTACCGCGCGATCCTCGACAGTGGGCTCGTCGGTCAGGCGCTGCTCTCCACCACGGTATTCTCGGTCGTGGTCGTGCTCGGGTCGATGAGCCTCGGGCTGGCATTGGCACTAGCACTCAATCGCGACGGTGTGTTCGCGGCATTCGTACGCGGCGCCGTCTTCTCCGCCTACGTGATCAGCTGGGTCAGTGTCGCCTTGCTCTGGCTGTGGGTGCTCGACGCCGACGCGGGCGCCTTCACCGCGCTGCTACGCGCGTTGGGCCTGCCGACGAAGAACTGGCTCGGGGACCCGTCCGTGGCGCTCTACACCCTGGCCGGCGTGACGATCTGGAAGATCGCGGGCTACTCGATGGTGCTGTTCTTGGCTGGGCTGCAGGACATCCCGCGCTCGTTGTACGAGGCTGCAGCCCTCGACGGAGCGGGACCGCTCTCACGCTTCTGGCGCATCACGTGGCCGTTGCTGCGCCCCACCACGGCGTTCGTGGGTACCACGAGCTTGATCGTGAGCTTTCAAGTGTTCGACGTCGTGCGCGTGATGACCCAAGGCGGCCCCGTGCGCAGCACGACGGTGTTCGTCTACGCCATCTACGAACAGGTGTTTCTCAACTTGCGCGTCGGGCGCGCCAGTGCTCTGGTCGTGATTTTCTTCGTCTTGTTGCTGGCCCTCACCGCGCTTCAGCTCTGGGCTTGGCGCCAAAAGGGAGCCACATGAACCGACGTCTCGCTGCATTGACCACGAACGTCGCCTTGGGGCTTGTCGCTTGCCTGTGGCTCTTGCCCTACGCCTGGATGGTCTCCACTAGCTTCAAGACGCTGCCGGAGATCGTCCGCGCCCCCACCGCGCCCTTGCCCTCGGGCTTGGATCCCAGCGCCTATCGCGGCGTGGTGGAAGCCATGCCCTTGGCGCACTACTTTTGGAATACCACGCTGATGGCACTGGCCATTGCGGTCTTGCAGATCGGCGTGGCGCTGCCGGCGGGATACGCGCTAGCCAAGCTCGACTATCGCGGCCGCGCGCTGTCCTTCGGCCTGGTCGTGGCCACCCTGCTCATTCCTGCGCAGGTGCGCTTCGTCCCCGTGTTCACGATGCTGGCGGATCTGTCGCTAGTGAACACGATGACCGGCCTGGTGCTGCCCTTCGGCGTGAGCGCATTCGGAACGTTCCTGATTCGACAGGCGCTGATGGCGGTGCCCAACAGCCTGATCGAAGCTGCGCGCCTAGACGGCGCCGGTGAGCTGACCATCATCTATCGCCTCCTGGCGCCCATGCTCAAGCCAACCCTCGTCGCGTTCTTCCTGTTCTCCTTCGTCTATCACTGGAACGACTACTTCTGGCCCTTGGTCATGACCACCGACGACGCCGTGCGCACCCTGCCCCTGGGCATCGCACTCCTGCGGGAGCAGGGCACCGGAGTGCGTTGGCACGTGGTGATGGCAGGCAACGTGGTGCTGAGCGCACCCGCCCTGGCAGTGTTCGCTCTGGCGCAGAAGCACCTGCTCCGCGCGGTGTCCGCCAAGGCGTTCTAGACTCGTGCTGCGCGCGCGAGTCGACTCTAGTGTCGCTCCTTCGTCTCGGGTAGCGCGCCGCAGCGCTGGGCGAATCGGCGATAGCCGCTGCGCCGGGCCTCGGGTACCGACGCATCGTCGAGATAGGCCGCAACCAAGCCGCGCGCACGCGACACGTCTCCCGAGTAGCAAGCGAGGACGCCGCCCATGCGCAGCGCCTCGGCCTTCACGGAGCGCAGCGGAATGGGCCGCGCGAGCGCGGCGTCCAGCCTCCCGCGCGCGGCTTTCGGTCTACCATTGTTCCAGAGGTTCTTTCCGAGCAGATAGTCCGCGGTTCCGTCCTCGGGATCGAGCGTCGACCATCGTCCCAACCACGACGCAGCCTCACCGAAGTCCGCTCCGTAGCTTGGGTCGCCCACCAGAAGCGCAACGATGGCCCGAGTGGCCGCCGCCGACGGGCTGTAGGCCTTTACATCCAGGGTGCGACGTTGATCCGTGTTGGCCGTCCTTTCCAAGACCGCGCGATAGCGCGCTCGAGCGTCGTCGAGGCGGCCTGCGGACAGCGCGATGTCCCCGAGCGCCTCGACCGCGGAAAGGCGCTCGAGCACGTGCAGGCGGTCGTCCTTGCTGAGCGCCTCGAGGCGTGCGCGCGCGTCTTTGCCGTCGCCAGCCGCGAGCGAACAGCTTGCCAGCCCTCGGCGTGCGCCGAGGTTGTTCGGATCCAGTCGCAACAGCTGCTCGAAGTCCTCTCGCGCGCCCGCAGGATCCCCTGCGCGCAATCGACCGTAGGCCGAGCCTGCCAGAGCGTCGACTTCGTGGGGACAGCGGCGTCCAAACACGCTGGGCTGATCGAAGCGGGCTCGCGCGGCCAGCTGAGCCCTCTCGTCGAGGGTCACCTTGCTCAACGACTCGTGCCACTGTGCCTCGAGTTCGGCTAGTTCGTGGCCCGTGACCGCCCGCAGGCTCGCGCCGTGGTACCAATCCCTGAGCGCGCGCGCACCGAAGCGTCCGTGGAACCAGTCCACGAAAGCACCCGCCACGGTGTAGGCCTTGCTGCTGTTTTCTCCGAGGAAACTCAGACGAAACACACGGCTCAAAGGCGGCAGCAGGGACGCTTGCTGCATGGCGCGCGCCCACTGTTGCAGGGACAGGTCTTCGTCCTCGTCCGGCGCTGCGGCCATGGCCAGGCCTTCGATGCGCCCGGGGTCCGGAAGCAAACCGAAGACCGGCCCGGATACGCGAAAGGGTCCCGCGCCGAAGCTGCCCGCGATCACGTGAGCCAGCTCGTGCCCGAGCACCGGATGCGGGTAGCGGCGAAACTGAATGTAGATCTCTTCGCGCCAGGGTTTGGCGATGTACGTGCGCGCGGCACCCATCAGGCGCCCCTTTTGGGCATCGTTGGCGAACAGCAGCACGCGAATGCGCGCCGGGCCGCGCGTCTCCAAATAGCTCTCGATCTGTTCGACGTGGGCGCTGCACTCCTGGGCCAAGGCCTCGGCATCCAGCTTGCGGATGCTGGGGTCGTAGTCCACGACGCAGCGCGCGCTTTCGGTGCGACGCTCCAGAACCTCGAGCACACTCTGAGGAGTGCTGAAGTGTCCGAGGGTTGGCCCCGCCGCGATGAGCCCCAGCGACGCCACGGCACACAGCGCGCCCAGCAGCGCGGTGCCCGGACGCGCCCGCCAGCACACGCGCAGCGTCGCTCCGCGTCCTTGCAGGTGGAATGCAAGCACCGCCCCCGCCGCGAGCGTGGCCAAGGATCCCGCGCGGTAGGTAACGAGCAACGGCACGGGGTCGAACACCGTGTCGTAGAGCGGGCCAGAGAAGTAGCCGAAGAAGGGGTCGAAGGCGAAGACCATCGGCGACGATGCAAAGCGCCAGAGGCTGACGAGCACTCCAGCCAGGGGCCCGCACAACGCCAGCAAGAGCGGCCACAACACTTTGCGCCGCCCCTCCCCCGCGGTCACCACGCCCGCGGCCGCTCCCCAAGCGCCGCCCATCAGCGCGCCGGCCATCGGGCCCAGGCCGAAGAGCACGCTACCACCGAGGAGATCACAGAAGCCGACACGCAGTCCGTGAAGCAGCGCGGTGACCAGCGCGACCAGACCCAGGGCCGCACCTAGAAACAGCCCTCTCGCGAGACTGTCGAAGGCCTCGAACTCCCCGAAGCGCACGTGGAGCGCGACGGCGACGGCAGCCGTCGCGGGCAAGATCACACCTGCCGCAAGCGCAGCCTCGTAGCCAGGCCCGCCAAACAACGGCAGGAAGCCGACCCCGCCGAAAAGGACGAACACGAAAGCGGCCGCGTAGCGCGCCGCGCGCGCGCGAAACAGAGCGCCGACAGGCATCAAGGATGGGCTTCGCCGCTGGACGGCGGCACCGAGCGATCCTTTTCGTCGGGATCCGGCGCGGCAAGCACGAGGGGCAGCACTTCTTCGATGCGGCTGACCAAGTGGACTTCCAGATCCGCCAAGGTCTCCCGCGGGATGTCGTCCAGATCGCGTTCGTTGCGCTTGGGCATGACCACCGCGGAGATACCCGCGCGGTGTGCGGCCAGGAGCTTGTCCTTGATCCCGCTCACGGGCAGGATGCTTCCCCGCAGCGTGATCTCGCCGGTCATCGCCACGTCCGGCCGCGCCGAAGCGCCGAGCATCAAAGACGCCACGGCCACGAACATTGGCAAGCCCACGCCTGCGGCATCTTGCGCAGAGCCGCCGCGCGGGACGTGCAGGTGCAAGTCGACGTTGCGGATCCACTCCGGGCTCAGGTGCAAGCGATCCGCCCGCGAGCGAACGTAGGATACCGCCGTCGCGGCGGATTCCTTCATCACGTTTCGCATGCTGCCGGTCACGTGGATCTCGCCTTTGCCTGGCATCCGCGTCGCTTCGACCACCAACAAGTCGCCGCCGGCGCCCGTCACCGTCAGGCCCGTTGCAGCCCCGGGCGCAAACTGACGATCCGCCACTTCGGGGTGGTGCTGGTGGATCCCCAGCACTCGCTCCACGTGCTCACGTCCAACGCGTTCGCCGAGGACGGCTTGACCGTCTGCCAAGCGCACGGTTGCTTCTCGGCACACCGAGGCGATCTCGCGCTCCAACCCGCGCACGCCTGCTTCTCGCGTGTAGTAGTCGATGATGGCCTCGATGCCGTCGTCCTCGAACTGAAGCTGCTCGGTCGTCATGCCGTGCTCCTTCAGTTGCTTGGGCACCAAGAACTGTTGGGCAATGGCGCGTTTGTCGCTGCGCGTGTAGCCCGGCACCTCGATCATCTCCATGCGGTCCTTGAGGGCCTCGGGGATTTGGTACTTGTAGTTGGCCGTCGCCAGGAAGGTGATCTGCGACAGATCGAAGGGCACGCCCAGGTAGTGATCCACGAAGGAGTCGTTCTGCGCGGGATCGAGCACTTCCAACAGTGCTGCGGCTGGGTCACCTCGCATGTCGACGCCGAGCTTGTCCACTTCGTCGAGCACCAGTACCGGGTTCTTGGTCCCCGCCTTCTTCAGCGCTTGAATGATGCGCCCGGGTAGCGCGCCGACGTAGGTGCGCCGGTGACCGCGGATCTCGGCTTCGTCACGCACACCGCCCAGAGCGATGCGGCCGTAGCGCCGTCCCATCGCGCGCGCGATACTGCGGCCCAAGCTCGTCTTGCCCACGCCCGGAGGGCCAGCGAACAGCAGGATCGGCCCGCGCTTGTCCTTGCGCAGCTGGCGAATCGCTGCGTACTCGACGATGCGTCGCTTCACTTGCTCCAAGCCGAAGTGATCCTCGTCCAAACAACGTCGAACGACCTTGACGTCGAAGCGATCCGGGGTGGAGCGGTTCCAGGGCAGATCCGCCAACCATTCGACGTAGTTGCGTGTCGTCTGGAACTCGGCGGACGAGGACTGCATGCCCGCCAAGCGCGACAACTGCTTTCGGGCGGCTTCCGCGGCTTCGGGTGGCAAGTCCGCCCGAGCCACCCGCTCGCGAAGGTCCTCGATTTCGTCGTCGTCGCCGCCCTCCCCTAGCTCCTCGCGAATTCCGCGCATCTGCTGCCGCAGCACGAAGTCTCGCTGGGACCGGCTCATTTCGTCCTTAACCAGCGCCGTGATCTCGTCCTTGACCCGCAGCACTTCCAACTGGCGCTCCACGAGGGACAGCACCGCGTTGAGTCGCTCCACGGGATCGAGGGACTCCAGGATGGATTGGCGAACGGCGATGTTCGCTTGTTCCTCCGGGAAGTTGGAGGCGATCAGATCGGCCAGGGCGCCGGGCTCACGGACGTTGTCGAGGATACCCGCGGTCTCGCGCGGCAGATTGGGCATCAACTCCAGCGCGCGGCGTGTGCGCTCTCGCAACCGCTGGCCGAGCTCTTCAAGCAGCTTCGCATCGCCGACGGGCTCAGCCAACCGCGTGATCTCGGCCTGCATATAGGGCTCGAGGCCGAGACTCTTCTCGACGCGGAAGCGACTCAGGCCGTTGAGCACGACGCTGTAGTTGGCGGGACCGAGCCGAATCACCTTCACGGGCTTGGCCAAGGTGCCGATGGCGTAGGCGTCCTCGAAGGTCGGCTCGACGGTGTCGGCGTTGCGCTGAGCCACCACCCCGACCAGCGCGTCTTCGCGCCCGAGGAGGTCTTCGACTAGGCGCACGCTTCGGGGGCGCCCCACGTTGATCGGAACCACCGACATGGGGAACAACACCGAATTGCGCAGCGGCAATATCGGCACTTGTTCGGCCGAGGGCTGGCGCGAAGCGGAGCGCTTCTGCATGCCCTCAC
This genomic stretch from Polyangiaceae bacterium harbors:
- a CDS encoding SUMF1/EgtB/PvdO family nonheme iron enzyme, encoding MGSDSPGAAPEDRPRFETEVSDLCVDETEVTVAAYLECEQRGACSAARRERRFCNARHEDRLDHPINCVDWGQARAYCEQRAARLPSEAEWEFVARGGTRDLRYPWGNEPPEGRTCWKHVGGSCKVKSYAADAFGLYDVVGNVWEWVDDAFGPLPFPPEHGSVRGYRGGSWSRRFEKWMSPKLRNRYPAREWGSHLGFRCVLTPPTARCAFGRSADGKRCAFGVHGTSCPRGEAWNGVRCTKPDAPRCPEGREERAGHGCVLSESVAGPLSAHAAASPIARARSPEFDADCQKYKPSTPHAYRFTGGTHAGRNHAGAAAGCSNRDVGVGWNSACCP
- a CDS encoding ABC transporter ATP-binding protein yields the protein MAASVTLKGLTRRFSKTERPALDRFDLQVAAGEVVSLVGPSGCGKSTTLRLIAGLDTADAGSIRIGDRNMLGVPPQDRDVAMVFQGFALYPHMTVREILDFPLKMRRVAVAERKQRIDETAAMLDITRLLDRRPGQLSGGEQQRVAMGRAIVRRPEVFLFDEPLSNLDAALRAELRVELGKLLRKLKATALYVTHDQAEAMTLSDRIVLLKSGRLEQIATPREIYERPRTVFSAGFFGSPPMNLIPVADGKAGGIEVADAPADGTLLGIRPEHIRLRNLDSVAYRGTATVVAVELLGGESHLELDADGVVLRAKASGFDGPALHETIDFGFARDHVRWFDGESGRCLEDA
- a CDS encoding ABC transporter substrate-binding protein, producing MIRAARALSRRAFALGCGALACQSTPSVEGRTVATLWFTYGGRNRQVLESLVKRFNESQQDVYVRAVFQGDYFEGLAKLRTAIAAKAAPTLSHVVGEVVPYLADAGVLQPLDGYPHATQLGVVEALGQTGSWIGGADRALVCLPFNRSTPIAYVNGAIFEQLGLRPPSTWQELVEVAKAASRRGTERPERFGFGCPIDWWFWTALVGQAGGKVVEDDGRVTLGGDAGVEAIELWQRMVHQDNSMKPPPGRDYNAWEQTNQDFLSGRTAMIWTSTAFLKYLEENAPFPVVAAPLPRHRRRAVPTGGTHWVMLAQAPTEQKQAAWAFLRFMHQPDQVIEWATRTGYMPVTRGGIERLKQSGYYDKHPNDRVAVEQLAVALPWPWSPELFRVQREIVQPRLEGAVLGRDSARAVIDSARAAAEPQR
- a CDS encoding sugar ABC transporter permease encodes the protein MKAGALAPRRPRDPYLLLAPTVLLLAVFFFYPLLSAAYWSLHEWDLLTAPRYVGLDNYRAILDSGLVGQALLSTTVFSVVVVLGSMSLGLALALALNRDGVFAAFVRGAVFSAYVISWVSVALLWLWVLDADAGAFTALLRALGLPTKNWLGDPSVALYTLAGVTIWKIAGYSMVLFLAGLQDIPRSLYEAAALDGAGPLSRFWRITWPLLRPTTAFVGTTSLIVSFQVFDVVRVMTQGGPVRSTTVFVYAIYEQVFLNLRVGRASALVVIFFVLLLALTALQLWAWRQKGAT
- a CDS encoding carbohydrate ABC transporter permease, whose product is MNRRLAALTTNVALGLVACLWLLPYAWMVSTSFKTLPEIVRAPTAPLPSGLDPSAYRGVVEAMPLAHYFWNTTLMALAIAVLQIGVALPAGYALAKLDYRGRALSFGLVVATLLIPAQVRFVPVFTMLADLSLVNTMTGLVLPFGVSAFGTFLIRQALMAVPNSLIEAARLDGAGELTIIYRLLAPMLKPTLVAFFLFSFVYHWNDYFWPLVMTTDDAVRTLPLGIALLREQGTGVRWHVVMAGNVVLSAPALAVFALAQKHLLRAVSAKAF
- a CDS encoding tetratricopeptide repeat protein, with product MPVGALFRARAARYAAAFVFVLFGGVGFLPLFGGPGYEAALAAGVILPATAAVAVALHVRFGEFEAFDSLARGLFLGAALGLVALVTALLHGLRVGFCDLLGGSVLFGLGPMAGALMGGAWGAAAGVVTAGEGRRKVLWPLLLALCGPLAGVLVSLWRFASSPMVFAFDPFFGYFSGPLYDTVFDPVPLLVTYRAGSLATLAAGAVLAFHLQGRGATLRVCWRARPGTALLGALCAVASLGLIAAGPTLGHFSTPQSVLEVLERRTESARCVVDYDPSIRKLDAEALAQECSAHVEQIESYLETRGPARIRVLLFANDAQKGRLMGAARTYIAKPWREEIYIQFRRYPHPVLGHELAHVIAGSFGAGPFRVSGPVFGLLPDPGRIEGLAMAAAPDEDEDLSLQQWARAMQQASLLPPLSRVFRLSFLGENSSKAYTVAGAFVDWFHGRFGARALRDWYHGASLRAVTGHELAELEAQWHESLSKVTLDERAQLAARARFDQPSVFGRRCPHEVDALAGSAYGRLRAGDPAGAREDFEQLLRLDPNNLGARRGLASCSLAAGDGKDARARLEALSKDDRLHVLERLSAVEALGDIALSAGRLDDARARYRAVLERTANTDQRRTLDVKAYSPSAAATRAIVALLVGDPSYGADFGEAASWLGRWSTLDPEDGTADYLLGKNLWNNGRPKAARGRLDAALARPIPLRSVKAEALRMGGVLACYSGDVSRARGLVAAYLDDASVPEARRSGYRRFAQRCGALPETKERH
- the lon gene encoding endopeptidase La — its product is MQKRSASRQPSAEQVPILPLRNSVLFPMSVVPINVGRPRSVRLVEDLLGREDALVGVVAQRNADTVEPTFEDAYAIGTLAKPVKVIRLGPANYSVVLNGLSRFRVEKSLGLEPYMQAEITRLAEPVGDAKLLEELGQRLRERTRRALELMPNLPRETAGILDNVREPGALADLIASNFPEEQANIAVRQSILESLDPVERLNAVLSLVERQLEVLRVKDEITALVKDEMSRSQRDFVLRQQMRGIREELGEGGDDDEIEDLRERVARADLPPEAAEAARKQLSRLAGMQSSSAEFQTTRNYVEWLADLPWNRSTPDRFDVKVVRRCLDEDHFGLEQVKRRIVEYAAIRQLRKDKRGPILLFAGPPGVGKTSLGRSIARAMGRRYGRIALGGVRDEAEIRGHRRTYVGALPGRIIQALKKAGTKNPVLVLDEVDKLGVDMRGDPAAALLEVLDPAQNDSFVDHYLGVPFDLSQITFLATANYKYQIPEALKDRMEMIEVPGYTRSDKRAIAQQFLVPKQLKEHGMTTEQLQFEDDGIEAIIDYYTREAGVRGLEREIASVCREATVRLADGQAVLGERVGREHVERVLGIHQHHPEVADRQFAPGAATGLTVTGAGGDLLVVEATRMPGKGEIHVTGSMRNVMKESAATAVSYVRSRADRLHLSPEWIRNVDLHLHVPRGGSAQDAAGVGLPMFVAVASLMLGASARPDVAMTGEITLRGSILPVSGIKDKLLAAHRAGISAVVMPKRNERDLDDIPRETLADLEVHLVSRIEEVLPLVLAAPDPDEKDRSVPPSSGEAHP